One Dethiosulfovibrio faecalis genomic region harbors:
- a CDS encoding FecCD family ABC transporter permease encodes MRITDRIRQDRKRAFLCGSLLSVALIALFFWRITSGDVDLSLSDVAGALLGWGSNDQAHVIVRVVRLPRIMASMGAGASLAVSGVVLQALLANPLAEPYTLGIASGAAFGASLAILSGWVVTISAFAGALVALALVMAISWRSGGSTGHTVLAGIVVGSSLSAGVTLAKALAGDKVAGIVFWLMGGFSGASWGSVFWVWFGVLIVSSSLFFSSDLDALSLGGNNGAVLGVDERVLRPLLAVAAAFSAASVVSFFGVIGFVGLVVPHLVRISIGASHRVLLPLSMLTGALLLSGADGIVRELGELPVGVLTSLVGGPFFCWILIRERGRG; translated from the coding sequence TTGAGGATTACCGATCGCATAAGGCAGGATAGGAAGAGGGCTTTTCTATGTGGGTCCCTTCTTTCGGTCGCTTTGATCGCTTTGTTCTTCTGGCGTATAACCTCTGGAGATGTCGACCTGTCTCTTTCGGATGTGGCAGGGGCCCTTCTGGGGTGGGGATCGAACGACCAGGCCCATGTAATCGTCAGGGTGGTGAGGCTTCCCAGGATAATGGCCTCCATGGGGGCCGGGGCCTCTCTAGCTGTATCGGGAGTAGTTCTGCAAGCCCTTCTCGCCAACCCTCTGGCTGAACCCTACACTCTAGGAATAGCTTCAGGCGCGGCTTTCGGGGCGTCTTTGGCGATATTGTCAGGTTGGGTCGTTACGATATCGGCCTTTGCCGGAGCCCTCGTAGCCCTAGCTTTGGTCATGGCCATTTCCTGGCGTTCAGGCGGATCCACGGGACACACCGTCCTGGCCGGGATAGTGGTGGGGTCCTCTTTGTCCGCCGGGGTGACCTTGGCGAAAGCCCTGGCCGGAGATAAGGTGGCTGGGATAGTCTTCTGGCTCATGGGAGGGTTCTCCGGGGCCTCCTGGGGAAGCGTCTTTTGGGTCTGGTTCGGTGTCTTGATCGTATCTTCGTCTTTATTCTTCTCCTCCGATCTGGACGCGCTTTCCCTGGGAGGAAACAACGGAGCCGTGCTGGGAGTCGACGAGAGGGTGCTGAGGCCTTTGTTGGCGGTTGCCGCGGCTTTCTCTGCCGCCTCTGTGGTCTCGTTTTTCGGGGTGATCGGCTTCGTCGGCCTCGTCGTTCCTCATCTCGTAAGAATCTCCATAGGCGCCTCTCACAGAGTTCTTCTTCCCCTGTCGATGTTGACCGGGGCTCTTCTTCTTTCTGGAGCGGATGGAATCGTCAGGGAGCTGGGAGAGCTGCCGGTCGGTGTCCTGACCTCCCTGGTAGGAGGTCCTTTTTTCTGCTGGATCCTTATAAGAGAGAGGGGAAGAGGATGA
- a CDS encoding ABC transporter substrate-binding protein: MVFRAGLMAFYLFFAGIAFAQGRIVVHDDLGNSVCLSGPATKVVSLYAGHSETLLAMGYGDRLVAVSQSDDGELFPGIPRLSRNFDPESIIALNPDLILSRPMLEGTHGRALDVLRRTGIPVVNLDPPVWTSLFDYVRTIGELFGDRDDVQVDLLARSIERLSIMAETRRAGGKKPVFFLETGEKGIRTCSPDSWAAGILELAGGVNGASDASPLREGSPLAPYGMERLIGITPTLDVYIVQQGAMNDVTEKSVYERPWIEILRGKRILFMDERDLSRPSVYRMESSVKRLTDFFFPEDL; encoded by the coding sequence TTGGTTTTTCGAGCTGGATTGATGGCTTTCTATCTGTTCTTCGCGGGGATTGCCTTTGCCCAGGGGAGGATAGTCGTTCACGACGACCTGGGGAACTCTGTATGTCTCTCCGGTCCCGCCACGAAGGTGGTCTCTCTCTATGCCGGACATAGCGAGACACTGTTGGCCATGGGCTATGGGGATCGGCTGGTGGCGGTGTCTCAAAGCGACGATGGAGAGCTTTTCCCAGGGATACCCAGGCTGTCTCGTAACTTCGATCCCGAATCGATCATAGCGCTGAACCCAGACCTGATCCTATCGAGACCTATGCTGGAGGGTACCCACGGTCGAGCGCTCGACGTCCTTAGACGGACCGGTATTCCCGTGGTGAACCTGGATCCTCCGGTGTGGACGTCACTGTTCGATTACGTCAGGACCATAGGAGAGCTCTTCGGCGATAGAGACGACGTCCAGGTGGATCTTCTGGCCCGTTCCATCGAGCGACTTTCCATAATGGCGGAGACCCGCAGGGCAGGCGGGAAAAAACCGGTTTTCTTTTTGGAGACCGGCGAAAAAGGCATAAGGACCTGTTCTCCCGACAGCTGGGCCGCCGGAATTCTCGAATTGGCCGGAGGGGTAAACGGAGCGTCCGATGCTTCTCCCCTGAGAGAGGGGAGTCCCTTGGCCCCTTACGGAATGGAGCGATTGATCGGTATAACTCCGACCTTGGATGTCTACATAGTCCAGCAGGGTGCCATGAACGACGTGACGGAAAAATCCGTGTACGAAAGGCCCTGGATAGAGATATTGAGGGGAAAGAGGATCCTCTTTATGGACGAGAGAGACCTGAGCCGTCCGTCGGTCTACAGGATGGAGTCCTCCGTTAAACGGTTGACGGATTTCTTTTTTCCCGAGGATCTTTAG
- a CDS encoding ABC transporter ATP-binding protein codes for MTSLVLDDISALYPSGGGVASISAEAKGGEITVLIGPNGSGKSTLLKAIAGLIDYDGSIRLNGVDLESMGRRSRAALFAVVDQIPSMNYPFSVTEVLAMGRLPHGRDEPRKNSTLRSVRRAAIAMDLSDLWDRPVTELSGGERQRVAIARAIVQDSPVMLMDEPSSALDPGHVSSLFSSLRGMANRGHAVIVTVHDVNLAAMFADKVWLMDEGRLVKYGNPEDILSRERLSQVYGVNFYRYDGERGRSLWFFELD; via the coding sequence ATGACTTCACTGGTTCTGGACGATATCTCCGCCCTGTATCCAAGTGGCGGTGGCGTGGCCTCCATCTCGGCCGAGGCCAAGGGCGGAGAGATAACCGTTTTGATAGGTCCTAACGGAAGCGGCAAAAGCACTCTATTGAAGGCTATAGCGGGGTTGATAGACTATGACGGTTCGATCAGGCTGAACGGAGTCGACCTGGAAAGCATGGGCCGAAGGTCGAGGGCCGCTCTCTTCGCCGTGGTCGATCAGATCCCCTCCATGAACTATCCCTTTTCCGTGACCGAGGTTTTGGCTATGGGGCGCCTACCTCACGGCAGGGACGAGCCTAGAAAAAACTCGACACTGAGGAGCGTCCGTAGAGCGGCAATCGCCATGGACCTGTCGGATCTATGGGATCGACCGGTTACGGAGCTTTCTGGAGGGGAGAGACAGAGGGTGGCCATAGCGAGAGCTATCGTTCAGGATAGCCCGGTTATGCTGATGGACGAGCCATCCTCCGCTCTGGACCCAGGTCACGTGTCCTCTCTCTTCTCGTCCCTCAGGGGGATGGCGAATCGGGGTCATGCCGTTATCGTCACGGTTCACGACGTCAATCTGGCGGCCATGTTCGCCGATAAGGTCTGGCTTATGGACGAAGGTCGTCTGGTGAAATACGGGAATCCGGAGGACATCCTCTCTCGGGAGAGGCTGTCTCAGGTCTACGGAGTCAATTTTTATCGATACGACGGAGAAAGGGGGAGGTCTCTTTGGTTTTTCGAGCTGGATTGA
- the hflK gene encoding FtsH protease activity modulator HflK translates to MDFRSILSLAVLVALLLFLKFVKDKSSSGEDISRHLAFLNRLRSWGKKVVLSVLLALIVLVGALDGIYIVPSGSQGVLFRLGEVKYVADQGPHVKIPFVDVVEIVNTENIRRFEYGYRTVSVGPPARYRDVPDESKMLTRDNKIIEIDWVLQYQISDPVDYVTHIPENQNMRERMIRDIAESFMREVIGARILDDVLTKEKQAIQTEVRKGLQDKMNALSTGIFVSSISLQDVIPPQAVQKAFNAVNSARAEKERMILEAERYAKEIASEVAGDVERILNEANAYAFRRVALAEGDVARLSALNEAYRVDPDLVKLNLWMETMTDVWKEINPLFLRSSEALKFLPLDRFIESSERDVKGD, encoded by the coding sequence GTGGATTTTAGATCGATTTTATCGCTGGCGGTCTTGGTCGCTTTGTTGCTGTTTCTTAAGTTCGTAAAGGATAAATCCTCGTCTGGGGAGGATATCTCCCGGCATCTCGCCTTTCTTAATCGGCTGCGGTCATGGGGGAAGAAGGTCGTTTTGTCGGTCTTACTTGCTTTGATCGTCTTGGTTGGAGCTCTGGACGGGATATACATCGTTCCGTCCGGTTCTCAGGGAGTGCTTTTCCGTCTGGGAGAGGTAAAGTACGTCGCGGACCAGGGGCCTCATGTGAAGATCCCCTTCGTCGACGTAGTGGAGATAGTCAACACCGAGAACATCCGTCGTTTCGAGTACGGCTACAGGACGGTAAGCGTAGGTCCTCCCGCCAGGTACAGAGATGTACCCGACGAATCGAAGATGTTGACCAGGGACAACAAGATCATAGAGATCGATTGGGTACTTCAGTATCAGATATCCGATCCGGTCGACTACGTAACCCATATCCCCGAGAACCAGAACATGAGGGAGAGGATGATAAGGGATATAGCCGAATCCTTCATGAGGGAGGTCATAGGAGCGAGGATCCTGGACGATGTCCTGACGAAGGAGAAGCAGGCGATCCAGACCGAGGTCAGGAAGGGGCTTCAGGACAAGATGAACGCTCTCTCCACAGGAATTTTCGTTTCTTCCATCTCCTTGCAGGACGTTATTCCCCCTCAGGCAGTTCAAAAAGCCTTCAACGCGGTCAACTCGGCCAGAGCGGAGAAGGAGAGGATGATACTTGAGGCCGAGCGCTACGCTAAGGAAATAGCCTCTGAGGTGGCAGGAGACGTCGAGAGGATCCTGAACGAGGCCAACGCCTACGCCTTTAGAAGGGTGGCTTTGGCAGAGGGAGATGTCGCTAGGCTCAGTGCTTTGAACGAAGCCTACAGGGTCGATCCCGATCTGGTAAAGTTGAACCTCTGGATGGAGACTATGACCGACGTGTGGAAGGAAATCAATCCCCTGTTTCTTCGGTCCTCCGAGGCCCTGAAGTTTCTGCCTTTGGACCGGTTTATCGAGTCTTCCGAAAGAGACGTCAAGGGCGATTGA
- a CDS encoding sirohydrochlorin cobaltochelatase: MSKKGVLMVSFGTTVPSGQRAIDNLFATLKSACPDKEVRLAYTSNIIRRKLAKEENKTIDSPMIALSKMRDEGFTDVVVVSTHIIPGEEYGDLEEIVRAFQSVRGKYGFDRLVLSEPLLYHEEDFEAMAGFLDRTYGDKVDEDRVVVLMGHGTPDFANAAYGHLQAVLESSLPGFIVGTVEGAPTLDDVLLRLKAKGARKATLAPLMIVAGDHATNDMAGPEDDSWVTVIKGEGYRVSSVLKGLGEYDEIGAMLVRKYRAAAGDGF; this comes from the coding sequence GTGAGCAAGAAAGGCGTGTTGATGGTATCTTTCGGAACGACCGTTCCGTCCGGTCAGAGGGCGATAGATAACCTTTTTGCGACCCTCAAGTCGGCCTGTCCCGACAAGGAGGTTCGACTGGCCTATACGTCCAACATAATCAGGCGTAAATTGGCTAAAGAGGAGAATAAGACGATCGATAGCCCAATGATCGCTCTGTCCAAGATGAGGGACGAGGGATTCACCGACGTCGTGGTGGTGTCCACCCACATCATCCCTGGGGAGGAGTATGGAGACCTGGAGGAGATCGTCAGGGCCTTCCAGTCGGTCAGGGGAAAGTACGGCTTCGATCGTCTGGTGCTGAGCGAACCTTTGCTGTATCATGAGGAAGACTTCGAGGCTATGGCCGGTTTCCTCGACAGGACCTACGGCGATAAAGTCGACGAGGACAGAGTCGTGGTCCTGATGGGACACGGTACCCCCGATTTTGCCAACGCCGCATACGGGCATCTCCAGGCTGTTCTGGAGTCGTCGCTTCCTGGTTTCATCGTGGGAACCGTCGAGGGGGCTCCTACTCTGGACGACGTCCTGCTTCGTCTGAAGGCTAAGGGAGCTCGTAAGGCGACCTTGGCTCCCTTGATGATAGTCGCCGGAGACCATGCTACCAACGATATGGCCGGTCCTGAGGATGATTCCTGGGTCACCGTGATCAAAGGCGAAGGGTATCGAGTCTCCTCCGTCCTGAAAGGTCTGGGCGAATACGACGAGATCGGTGCCATGCTGGTCCGGAAGTACCGGGCCGCTGCCGGAGATGGCTTTTAA
- a CDS encoding diguanylate cyclase produces MGLFGLNEDSSDVVKILIANDSRLEKRILFDGIDRFFPDRSRLIVENCSRGDKALDYILKENPDMVFLDWVLPGIEGPEICRSVREKEGDDDFGYCYIVMTTSMDDRSSIAHGLSSGADDFITKPFHSEDIEARITVGLRLVEAYRKVLRQKEAIDRMSRTDELTGILNRRYVLSCLEKSLDRAQRENRPLSICLCDVDFFKHINDTYGHQAGDFVLRKLGYFMETFLEKRGVAGRYGGDEFLFVFPEADEAEAKEIACSLYERISSAKFVFNGKELPISLSCGFSFVQSPLEHGMWNSSNLIKMADDALYEAKRRGKNRICLYSDEGMEEISSERSYQDLA; encoded by the coding sequence ATGGGGTTGTTCGGTCTTAACGAAGATAGTAGCGATGTAGTCAAAATTCTGATAGCCAACGATTCCAGACTTGAAAAACGCATCCTTTTCGACGGAATAGATCGCTTTTTCCCCGATAGATCTCGTCTCATAGTAGAGAACTGTTCGAGAGGCGACAAGGCTTTGGATTACATACTCAAAGAGAATCCCGATATGGTGTTTCTCGACTGGGTCCTGCCGGGGATCGAGGGGCCCGAGATATGTCGTTCCGTAAGGGAAAAAGAGGGAGACGACGACTTCGGATACTGTTACATAGTAATGACCACTTCGATGGACGATAGAAGTTCCATCGCTCACGGTCTTTCATCCGGTGCGGATGACTTCATCACGAAGCCCTTCCATTCCGAGGATATAGAAGCGAGGATTACCGTAGGACTTCGTCTCGTGGAAGCCTATCGAAAAGTCTTGAGGCAGAAGGAAGCTATAGATAGGATGTCCAGAACGGACGAGTTGACAGGTATCCTCAACAGACGTTACGTTTTGTCCTGTTTAGAGAAGAGCCTTGATAGGGCTCAGAGAGAAAACCGTCCTCTTTCTATCTGCCTATGCGACGTGGATTTTTTCAAGCATATCAACGACACCTACGGGCATCAGGCAGGAGATTTCGTCCTGAGAAAACTGGGCTATTTTATGGAAACTTTCTTGGAGAAGCGCGGCGTAGCCGGCAGGTACGGCGGCGACGAGTTTCTGTTCGTTTTTCCCGAAGCGGATGAGGCGGAGGCCAAGGAGATAGCGTGTTCTCTGTACGAGAGGATAAGCTCTGCAAAGTTCGTTTTTAACGGCAAGGAGCTTCCGATCTCCCTTTCCTGCGGTTTTTCCTTCGTTCAGTCGCCTTTGGAACACGGGATGTGGAATTCCTCCAACCTGATAAAGATGGCGGACGACGCCCTTTACGAGGCCAAACGCAGAGGCAAAAACAGGATCTGCCTATATAGCGACGAAGGGATGGAGGAAATTTCCTCCGAACGAAGCTATCAGGATCTTGCCTGA
- the hflC gene encoding protease modulator HflC: MTKQLKTVSIVGVMLFFMLLLYGSFYVVRQDEQVVILRLGEIVSTRRDPGIAFKVPVIDTVVKYTKRLIEYDAHPVSVVMADKKNLIFDSIAVFQITDPATFRKRVRTISAVQQRLDDSVYAAVRAVAGQVTFDEILYLKREEAEAQALRIAAEESEKYGVTIRTVEFKRLFLPQENEEAVYRSMEAGRNRMSAQLRSEGKAEAMKLRSAADRNRVEVLASAMKEAEQIKGEGDMKAQKLLSDANRAVKGLYPFMKKLEFYKKVLPGRNVIVESEEGIFKGMDRP, from the coding sequence ATGACTAAACAGCTCAAAACAGTGTCTATCGTCGGGGTGATGCTATTTTTTATGTTACTCCTGTACGGTTCCTTTTACGTGGTTCGTCAGGACGAGCAGGTAGTGATACTCAGACTGGGAGAGATCGTCTCGACCAGGCGAGATCCCGGCATAGCCTTTAAGGTCCCTGTCATCGATACGGTAGTGAAATACACTAAAAGGCTTATAGAGTACGATGCCCATCCGGTTTCGGTGGTGATGGCCGACAAAAAAAATCTCATATTCGACTCCATCGCGGTTTTCCAGATAACCGATCCGGCCACCTTCAGAAAGAGGGTCCGAACCATATCCGCTGTCCAACAGAGGCTGGACGACTCGGTGTATGCCGCCGTCAGAGCCGTGGCAGGGCAGGTTACCTTCGACGAGATCCTTTATCTCAAGAGGGAGGAAGCGGAGGCTCAGGCTCTCAGGATCGCGGCGGAGGAGAGCGAGAAATACGGTGTCACCATAAGGACCGTGGAGTTCAAGAGACTGTTTCTCCCACAGGAGAACGAGGAGGCCGTCTATCGTTCGATGGAGGCGGGGAGAAACAGGATGTCCGCCCAGTTGAGGTCGGAGGGGAAGGCCGAGGCCATGAAGCTGCGTTCAGCAGCGGACAGAAATAGGGTGGAGGTCTTGGCCTCCGCCATGAAAGAGGCCGAACAGATCAAGGGAGAGGGCGACATGAAGGCTCAGAAGCTGTTAAGCGACGCCAATCGTGCCGTCAAGGGCCTTTATCCCTTTATGAAAAAATTGGAGTTTTATAAAAAGGTCCTGCCGGGCAGAAACGTCATAGTCGAGAGCGAAGAGGGTATCTTCAAGGGTATGGACCGCCCCTGA